The DNA window tttttttgtgaattttgcaaCACAACGCCGCCTGTAGAAACTTGTTTGGGTGTAAATAAAGGCATTAAGTGCTGAGGAATTATTACAAGGAAAGAAAGCCGAAATACCTACATGTATATATACATGACATACACACATAAGAAGCAAGCAAATCTTGATGACTAACCTGGTATATAATTTGCATAAGGTATCCCCAAAATCCAGCTCTTTCTCGAATTGCCTCCTCAGCACAGTGACTTCGTAACTTGATGGTACCCCcactttttttctccttataaGTTATAGAGGTTGCAGTTCCATCCTCTTCCACATCCCTTTTCAAGAAAACAGAATTTTCGCCATGTTCAGACACAGCTGGTTGCTTTAAGGACACCCAACATCCATATGCAGATATCACAGTGCCCAGCtacaaaagaaaatggttgCCGAGCGAATGAACAAGTATTAGTCCTTACTCGAAACAGTTAATAAAATGGAGACAATTGTGCTACAATGTTTGACATACCGCGAAATATATCATAATCAACATAAATGTCCATCTGCGCAGATAAATTAGAAACTAAAATCAGGAACCAGTTCATATTGACATTACTGTACAGTAATTTCAGAATCAAGAACTGTAGAGGAGGAAAAGTTTTGGCAAAGCTTTTGGGGTATTGATCTTACTGAGTGTAGAAATAGAAGGCAAAAGCACCATCTAAGTAGACTATCCGATAAAGCATGGGAGACAAGCAAAGAAAAGCGAAAAATCTATAACAGAGAAGCCAAAGAGGATTAAGACATCTCCAGCGTGGCTTCCAAAGATCATGGATGTACAGCGGCTGTGTCTTTGCTTTCTTGAttatataaaaggaaagaagagaTGGGCAGATGATAGCTAAAGCACAAACTGGGACTTGCCATCGGAGCCAG is part of the Populus trichocarpa isolate Nisqually-1 chromosome 2, P.trichocarpa_v4.1, whole genome shotgun sequence genome and encodes:
- the LOC7460489 gene encoding uncharacterized protein LOC7460489 isoform X2, with protein sequence MSNTSEGLGYWLRWQVPVCALAIICPSLLSFYIIKKAKTQPLYIHDLWKPRWRCLNPLWLLCYRFFAFLCLSPMLYRIVYLDGAFAFYFYTQWTFMLIMIYFALGTVISAYGCWVSLKQPAVSEHGENSVFLKRDVEEDGTATSITYKEKKSGGTIKLRSHCAEEAIRERAGFWGYLMQIIYQTCAGAVILTDIIFWCIIVPFLSNTHLGLNALMGCMHSLNAVFLLLDTALNSLPFPWFRLAYFVQWSCLYVIFQWVIHACGFTWWPYPFLELNTPWAPLWYFAMAVIHIPCYGIYALIFKAKNTIFPRLFPRAFVRSN